Proteins encoded in a region of the Rutidosis leptorrhynchoides isolate AG116_Rl617_1_P2 chromosome 9, CSIRO_AGI_Rlap_v1, whole genome shotgun sequence genome:
- the LOC139866964 gene encoding NAC domain-containing protein 100-like, whose amino-acid sequence MEHSFDHEEQIYLPPGFRFHPTDEELISHYLYPKVLDANFVALAIGEVDLNLVEPWELPWKAKLGEQEWFFFCVRDRKYPTGSRTNRATSAGYWKATGKDKDIYKEKSLVGMKKTLVFYKGRAPKGEKTDWVMHEYRLEGKFSINKLPKSAKGEWVISRVFHKSSGGKKIPISGLLKLQNGNNYETDLPPLMEVSSVDGRSRSETSHVTCFSDSTASRIDNDYTKVPNIEDFQYQDTTWMQDPSILRVLLDANNNSSVRQNPKVELVDDQDYVNYLDGQGDYDCIWNY is encoded by the exons atgGAACACAGTTTTGATCATGAAGAACAAATTTACCTCCCTCCTGGTTTCAGATTTCATCCAACCGATGAAGAACTCATTTCTCACTACCTTTATCCTAAAGTTTTGGATGCCAATTTCGTGGCACTTGCAATCGGTGAAGTTGATTTGAATCTAGTCGAACCATGGGAGCTTCCAT GGAAGGCGAAACTTGGGGAGCAAGAATGGTTCTTTTTTTGTGTTCGTGATCGAAAGTATCCGACTGGATCGAGAACGAATAGGGCTACAAGTGCAGGGTATTGGAAAGCTACAGGCaaagataaagatatttacaaAGAAAAATCACTTGTTGGAATGAAGAAAACACTTGTATTTTATAAAGGAAGAGCTCCTAAAGGCGAAAAGACGGATTGGGTTATGCATGAATATCGATTAGAAGGAAAGTTTTCGATCAACAAATTACCAAAATCCGCAAAG GGTGAATGGGTGATTAGTAGGGTATTTCACAAGAGCTCTGGTGGAAAAAAGATTCCAATATCTGGATTATTGAAGTTGCAGAATGGAAATAATTATGAAACTGATCTGCCTCCATTAATGGAGGTTTCGAGTGTTGATGGAAGATCAAGATCAGAAACATCACATGTGACCTGCTTCTCGGATTCCACTGCTTCAAGAATCGACAATGATTATACAAAGGTTCCAAACATTGAAGACTTTCAGTATCAGGATACGACATGGATGCAAGACCCGTCGATTCTCAGGGTGTTGCTCGATGCAAATAACAATTCAAGTGTTAGGCAAAACCCGAAGGTTGAATTAGTGGATGATCAAGATTATGTTAATTATTTGGATGGTCAAGGTGATTATGATTGTATATGGAATTATTGA